The genomic interval CTGGTCTGGTTCCCCGGCGCGCGCAACGACATTCCCGAACTGATGCGCGCTTTCGATGTCTTCGCCCTGTCCTCGATCGCCGAGGGCACGCCGGTGACGCTGCTCGAAGCGATGGCCTGCGGCCTGCCCGTCGTGGCCACAAGCGTCGGCGGCATCCCGGAAGTAGTGCAGGAGGGCGTGAACGGTGCGCTGGTCCCGGCCAGCAACCCGCAGGCGCTGGCCGCCGCGCTGGGCCGCTATGTCGACGAGCGCGCACTCGTGGCCGCGCACGGCGCCGCGGCCCGCCTGAACATCGAACGCCATTACAGCGTTGCCGCGATGGTCGGCGCCTACACGGCGCTGTACGACCGCCTGTGCAACACCAAGACAACCCTCAAAGAGATGACCCAACCATGTGCGGAATCGTAGGCATTTTTGACCCACGGGGCACGCGTGTATTCGACCGCGGCGCACTCGAACGGATGAACCAGACCCAGTTCCATCGCGGCCCTGTCGAAGGCGACGTGTACCTGGAACCGGGCGTGGGCTTCGGCCACCGCCGCCTGTCGATCATCGACCTCGCGGCCGGCCAGCAGCCGCTGTTCAACGAAGACCACACGATCGTCACCGTGTTCAACGGCGAGATCTACAATTTCCGCGAACTGACCGCCGAACTCACAAGCCTCGGCCACACCTTCCGCACCCATTCGGACACCGAGACCATCGTCCACGCATGGGAACAGTGGGGAGAAGACTGCGTCCAGCACCTGCGCGGCATGTTCGCCTTCGCCATCTGGGACCGCAACCAGAAGATCTTCTTCGTCGCGCGCGACCACATCGGCATCAAGCCGCTGCACTACGCCTTCCTGCCGGACGGCACCTTCGTGTTCGGCTCGGAACTCAAATCCCTGCTGTCCTTCCCCGAACTGCCGCGCGTGATCGAACCGCGCGCCGTCGAGGAATACTTCGCCTACGGCTACGTGCCCGAGCCGCGTACCATCTTCAAGGATGCCTTCAAGCTGGCGCCCGGCTACTCGCTGACGCTCAAAGTGGGTGCGAACGCGGCCAATGCGAAACCGCGCCGCTGGTGGGACGTGCCGTTCAAGCCGCATGGCGCGATGACGGAAAAACAGATGGAAGAAGAGCTGGTGGTGCGCCTGCGCGAAGCGGTCGAGAGCCAGATGGAAGCCGAAGTGCCGCTGGGCGCCTTCCTCTCGGGCGGCGTTGACTCCAGCGCCATCGTCGCCATGATGGCCGGCCTGTCGAAGGAGCCGGTGAATACCTGCTCGATCGCCTTCAACGATGCCGCGTTCGACGAGTCGCAGTGGGCGCGCCAGGTGGCCGAACAGTACAAGACGAATCACCAGTGCGAAACCGTCGACAAGGACGATTACGGCCTGGTCGACCTGCTGGCCGGCCTGTACGACGAGCCCTATGCCGACAGCTCGGCCATCCCGACCTACCGCGTCTGCGAGCTGGCTCGCAAACGCGTTACCGTTGCCCTGTCCGGCGATGGCGGCGACGAGAATTTTGCCGGCTACCGCCGCCACCGCATGGCGATGGGCGAGCAGCAGGTGCGTTCGATGCTGCCGCTGGCGCTGCGCAAGCCCGTGTTCGGCTTCCTGGGTAAAGCCTATCCGAAGGCCGACTGGGCGCCGCGCATCTTCCGCGCCAAGACGACTTTCGAGGCGCTGGCGCGCGACCTGACCGAGGGTTACTTCCACGGCGTGTCGATCCTGGTCGACCGCGTGCGCGACCAGCTGTTCTCGGATGGCTTCCGCAGCCAGCTGCAGGGTTACCGCGCGGTCGAGGTGATGCGCGGCCACGCCGCCAAGGCGCCGACCGAGGATCCGCTGTCGATCATCCAGTACATCGACATGAAGACTTACCTGCCGGGCGACATTCTTACCAAGGTCGACCGCGCCAGCATGGCGCACGCGCTGGAAGTGCGCGTGCCGCTGCTGGACCACAAGTTCGTCGAGTGGGTCTCGGGCCTGCCGTCGAATTCGAAACTGCGCAACGGCGAGGGCAAGCACATCTTCAAGAAGGCGCTGCAGCCCTACCTGTCCGACGACATCCTGTACCGCAAAAAAATGGGCTTCTCGATTCCGCTGGCGTCCTGGCTGCGCGGCCCGCTGCGCGAATCGATGAAGGCGGCGGTGCTGAACCCGATGTTGCTGGACACCGGCATCTTCAACCGCAACTACCTGCAGCGGATGGTCGACGAACACCTGGCCGGCACCAAGGACCACAGCACTGCGCTGTGGGCCGTGCTGATGTTCGAAGCTTTCCTGCGCAAGAACGGCGCCGACAGCGCCGGCGCCGCCGTCCAGATGG from Massilia sp. Se16.2.3 carries:
- a CDS encoding XrtA/PEP-CTERM system amidotransferase, with the protein product MCGIVGIFDPRGTRVFDRGALERMNQTQFHRGPVEGDVYLEPGVGFGHRRLSIIDLAAGQQPLFNEDHTIVTVFNGEIYNFRELTAELTSLGHTFRTHSDTETIVHAWEQWGEDCVQHLRGMFAFAIWDRNQKIFFVARDHIGIKPLHYAFLPDGTFVFGSELKSLLSFPELPRVIEPRAVEEYFAYGYVPEPRTIFKDAFKLAPGYSLTLKVGANAANAKPRRWWDVPFKPHGAMTEKQMEEELVVRLREAVESQMEAEVPLGAFLSGGVDSSAIVAMMAGLSKEPVNTCSIAFNDAAFDESQWARQVAEQYKTNHQCETVDKDDYGLVDLLAGLYDEPYADSSAIPTYRVCELARKRVTVALSGDGGDENFAGYRRHRMAMGEQQVRSMLPLALRKPVFGFLGKAYPKADWAPRIFRAKTTFEALARDLTEGYFHGVSILVDRVRDQLFSDGFRSQLQGYRAVEVMRGHAAKAPTEDPLSIIQYIDMKTYLPGDILTKVDRASMAHALEVRVPLLDHKFVEWVSGLPSNSKLRNGEGKHIFKKALQPYLSDDILYRKKMGFSIPLASWLRGPLRESMKAAVLNPMLLDTGIFNRNYLQRMVDEHLAGTKDHSTALWAVLMFEAFLRKNGADSAGAAVQMDSPLIATAA